aaatcacattgcataaataaaaggttgaaagaaaccaaaatgcattgtttgaatccgattataagtcaaataataagactctaaaatctatattttcagatgtCAAATTTGGATTATCCAACCcttaatctctctggagataattatttaaaatggccatgaacactgcaattgtcctgaagataagagacttgacagatgtatcatcaaaggcgaatatgcaactgaaaatgaaaatatgggGCATTAACAATTATTCGCCAACATCTCACTGAGGATCTCAGAGATCAGTATCTAAATATTGTGAACCCTCTAGACCTTTGGACATAGTTAAAATCCAGATACACAatagtgttattaccaaagctaggcatgagtggataaatctcagatttcgggactttaagtccgtagatgaatataactcagctctaatcaaaatcgtttctaaattggaactatgtggtgaagaggtAACAGAGGAAGATTTACTGGAAAAGACATTCCTCGCAGCTGATCTAAGGATCTATTGTTACAATATacctacaaaaaaaatgtttcaccacttatacgaatttgatctgtatctattacaagctgagaagaataatgagatactaaagaaaaccagtgagatgagacttccTGAAGCCAATAAGGCTGGAGAGAATAAGGGTGAATCCAAAGAAGCCACGTCCAGAATAATAAAAGGAGTGGCCGGCTTATACATTGCCTAAGAATGAGATTTCGACATTCTGATTTTATGTTCtgatttgtttgtcatttacatttttttatataataagagttgttttagttttatatttcatatttgacTTGCTTGATGATTTCTTGAatgataaatgacaaatgaaattaaaaaaaaaagagtatagtaattaaaattatccgaccaaaggcattgcctaaagagggcatgaattattcacccaaataaaagacgcatttgagttataaattttttaaatgactggtttccacattgaaccaatgggcaaaagaaatataaattccttaagattataaagaaagtaaaaatcgcccaaggcataaaaatggtcgagactgtactcccaactgatctaaactatgctaaaagatcagtatgataaaggcaaaaggcctaggtaaccagataggttgacgaaaattttatacactttatggcatgactggactagccatccaggtctttaaaattgatgcaaagattgatatcgaaaaaggcacaaaagagttatcccatagaatctcacgttgtgtaacatgtacacaagggaaactcaataagctataatgttccaagcatctaaaagatttatagcatgttcatgagggggagaaatgacactcccgtggtccatgaacaacactaaaaatccgagtgacatggtctatgaccatgatagaacttggtcgaattctttgtgatacaaagatcactagctaatgcttgggaacacatggatttacatgtaataaaaatatgcatcaggccatataaagtgagcatagatattcccatctaagaatgataaagggtcatgatccagacatagaccatcataagagattatgtatagaccaccacaataatatgtgccgtctaggatggaacctcataaaaagatgagataagattgggaatatatgttggatatgagaatgctttctcccacgattttataagaaaccttgagccaaatatgggtgatcagattaaggccaggtttacggattgcatgattaaatccgattatccaacatcagggggagaaagaaataagctggtacaagtataaagaaatggaatggtattaaccatccttgtcttggcaagatcttcggaccagagaatatgatttaagacgtccaaagaaagatcatacaaagctagctaaaagaatgccagacagattagacccgaaaagaaaagaaaaagaatgactaagtcataccagcttaagcaccacgaaattaatgtcctagaagagacataatcaagttgctatagagtctaaagatagaccaatatgttccataagataaggaacttcggaaatgaaaagaaaggtgcatagaaatgacatatccgaggtcataagggaaaccataccagacattgagataaggctgcgcagctaaacatctaaggaaccagaccatgtagtttgggacgccaaactacAAGGtaatgaaggttcttagtaacAATGAAAtttctaatcgattagttcatgtctggaataCAATGGAACCATACATATAATagagtgtcgacacatacacacataaaatataaagatgcataagaaaatagcacttgagtttaaaatatataagcgaggatcagaacccacgtgaatacaagaatgcattcatagattAAAAGGTTGAAACCGTGGGGGtttaaaagaaagattcaaagaatctataaaagagatgggtgtattggccatatatagaaacaccatctgataagataaaaccagtgaaaataggtcatgtgtgggaaagaagaagaaatcgtgagacatggactaaggtgttcatattcctatttataGCATTCAaagaatggcttgattacacaagaaTACACACAAAGActaaggaacagattataaggagatatactcctatgtggtggatgctattataaattcgaaaatgataaatgtctggatataagtaagaaagaaatgtagtaagcagcatgttgatcactggataaagaaatgataagaatatcaaaaagatgagaaaaaaaattctcacagaatagttttgttcctaaactattcatggactgaaacaaggcagctgcaaatgatagactaagaaaatacttagtacaatcagtccatagatctttatagaggatattataattccttgtgtttatgtttatatcaaaccaacctaaagagaggttcaatggttcaatgatttcaatgatacaagttatcaattgattttggacagaatatgatgggactagaaaccttagccatatatgagtatattggcgtgtgatgacaaggtctatgacttaacatgtatgttttcgaaaacatagcattgtctacgacaaaatgaaagaagtcatgagacatcatccagagatagtgaccagaagaatgtctgagtcaataataaaatgaaagtgtCCACGATATGGCAAAGCCATGAGACTAGAAGAACCGTGGGACATGAGACGACCTTCAAGAAAGATTTAATCGTAGGATAGAGGTATATCCAAGTACTGGTCGAGTACTATCCGAGTACTGATTGAGCATCATCCATCCGACCAGAACATGAAGACATTATCGAGTGGTCAGCATCAAAGGAGCACGTCTTGACCATGTCCAAATGAAGTTCCAGAAGGCCgaagaaattacaaaatattacaagAAGCTCATCGACCAGATAGGAATGCATCGACCAAAGATctacagtgatgcattcatcagagggagttcatgtgttgtactctttttcctgtccATGATTTCCCATTGTGCCATattggttttggggttttccaggagagattttaatgaggcaacattaagcatgcaaCGAACCAATACtggatgtgtcgatcaaggggcagtgttatgtaccagattgtgatcgacatagccgaaccgaccaggaccgtaccaACCGCAAGAGATAATGtttatcgactgttgtacttatccacttaggataaacacgacctgatgtatatatatatatgtaaaactCCTGGTCGAAATTAATAATAGAAGAAACACGTTTCCCACTTAGTTTCacaacatttaaaatttttattaaggTTTTGTTAGATTATTTTGGcaacataatttttataactaaaaaaaattatgacagtTTTATAAAGTTATTATATGTATTGattatataagattttaaatcttaataatGCCAAAATATTAATCAGAAATAAATGAAATGATTTCTAGGGAAATatccatttaaaaataataataatagaagttgtgatttatattttaatagaattgatATATAAGTAAGTCATTCACGAActtaaaacatttattatatatcatCTGTGATTGATGTATCATTCCTAATATACTACCAATTTTACACGTGACTTGATTAGGATGACATGAATAGAGGATATGTCGCCAATGGGGTAAACTGTTATATGAAGCAATATGGCGTCACTGAAAAGGAAGCCATTAAAGAGCTCTGGAAAATTGTTACCGAGGCTGATACTGAACGAGGAGTTCCTGAACAACACCACTGTACCACGCAAGGTATGGAAGGCCGCCATCGATTTGGATCGCACCGTCAATATCACTTACAATGGAAGTGATGAATACACCACTCCAAAAGAAAGATTTAAGGAGTATATCACTTCTCTGTTCATCAATCAGATCCATCTTTGAAGATTTTATGGAAATACTATATTAATGCAGTGCGAGTGAACCAGTCTAAGGGTGGCTAGTTTGAGATACCACTTCTGTAATGTTATCATCTAAGTTGTTGAAACGAGTGTTTCCTTTGTTATCTTCTATAACAGCGTGTGTTTGGTATCACCGGAGCTATTGTTTGAATGAATAACAAAGCGGTGAACCAAAGTTTCTTCTTGGTAGCAACATCTGCCAATAACATATATTATCATTTCAaaagtggtttttttttttgcatgtgaGTTTTCAGGCCAAAGTTAAAACTGgcaaattcgtttttattatgCTTTTTAGACTAGACTAGATACTGATCCATTGTAGATAGTCTAAGATGATATTACAACTATGTTAGGATCTCTGTTTATGTCCCTTTATGCCTTGCTTGGGTTTAGGACTGGGCAATTCAATCAGTTTTGGTTCAATTGATTCAGGTTTCGATCATTTGGATTCATGAATTTCAGTCTTCATtcagatattataaaattttggatcggATCCCGGTTCGGATTTAGTTACATGTCCAAGCTTTAGTTGAACTCAAAATAGTTTGGTTTTGGATAATAATTGgcaaaattattgatttttattttgattaagtTCAGTTTatatcaaatgttttattatcTATCTGATTTTCTCTCAAAATATATTGTTGTCCTTCAAAATAATTTTGGGAAACTTTCTATGGACTATACGAGATTCTTCCTTGAATCATACGTGACAACATCAAACGAGAATcaaccaaattaaaattaacaactACGAACTCTATAAGTATAAGaaacattatttaatttttaaaataaaacaacaatgaTTTAACCTTCATAACTAAAATTATTCATAATTGAATTGTAAgtgtcaaaaatataaaaataataatattaaccaaatataaaaatatatattaaattaagtatTTGATCTAattattcatataataaataattatttttagatatttaataatattttatatattttgaatacatattcGGGAATAAGGTCGGGTTTGGTATAATTTTTTGGGATTTGAATTTCTTAGATTTTTCAGATATACATTTGGATTCGAATTcaattcggttaaaatttataacccaaaatactataaacaagatctatttaatttttttttttctgaacgaatgtaaaatttattcaatcaaaattattttacatcaaatgctactgtttttattatatatacatcttATTATTCATAAACTACTTTTCCTCAAAGCTACTCCTTGTTTCTGTCGAGTTtggatcggttcggatttttaGATTCAGCTGCACTTGCAACCAAACACTCTGGAATCTTTATTGATAGTTGGGCTTCATGTTCATGGGGCATAGATCTAATTGGGCTTTCACCTTGCAGGCGAACATCCGGGAACCGGAACAAGCGGTTAGTGGGCCAATCTTCCCGCGTCTTTCTTTCACAATCTCGCCTGGCGTAGGAAGCTTTCGCTCGCTCTCTTCTCCCAGTCGCCGTCGAGATTCCTTTTTTCTGGATCTCATCTCCGAAGATTTTAACGTTCCGTATAATTCGCTAGTTAAATTGCTCAATTTCGACTTCTTCGTTAGGTGAGTTGAGCTTCGATTTTCATCCGAATCTAtggttttggttttgtaaaaaaaggtctcttttagggttttgattaaTGTGCTGTAATTTGAGTGGAGATTGAAGTTGGAAGAAGCTTTGGATTGTTGTTTTTGAGCTCTGAGGAAGTGAAAATATgagtagcagcagcagcagctccaGAGAGGGATCTCCCGATTGGCTTCGTTCTTTCCAGGTTTCCTTTTTTTGATTCAATTTGATTTCGTTAATGAATACACATTTGAAACgtggaagtttttttttttttgtgtgtgtgtgcacTGTGCAGACACCCACCACCACTTCATTGTTATCACTATCTTCGTCGTCTGAGTCTGCTCCAGATGATAGTCCTTATAAGGAATCTGAAACCATTTCGTCTCTTCCTTTGACTGATGACTCTGAAGCCACCACGGCTCTGGACTCTGAAACGAAGTTGGTGACAGATCAAGTGAGTGTTCACCAGGTGTTCTCTAGAAAGAAGAAAGCTGATGCTACTCTCAAACTTGAAGGTATTGTAGATTTGTTTTCAGATGATGTCTGagattttttaaaggaaaacaCTATTATCAAAACTGTTGAGCTCTtaaaggctttttttttttttttgactgggGAACAATTTGCAGAGAAACAGAAGGGAATCAAAGTCAGTGTAGAAGGCTCTACCAAGCAAGTAAGAAACATTTGTTTGAACCCCGTCTCTGTTGTACTCGTTTGTACTTTTTTTTGTTGCGTCTTCTTGCCTTAGTTGGTTAGTTAGTGTGTTTCATGTCTTTCTTGTTTGCATGAATAAATTGTAGTATCAAGTATGTTGGTTAGTTATAAACCCTCATCTAGAGAAGCTTCCCAGCTGCGTGAGCCATGTTGGATATTATTAGGTGGCAGTCTTTCGCCTGCTCTATAGCCCGTCTTAGTATTCTagtcttttttttatatgtgtGGAACTCTATGGAGTGTTTATAACTAACCAACGGTGGAGTTGACAGGTTAGTGTTTatcttgttttgttcttttatcaGGGAGGAGATGATTCTGTATGGCTTGTCTCATCTGATTCTGAACCACCCTCCAGTGATCCGATAAGGGAGCAAGTAATTATCTCAACTGAAGAGGATGAGAAGGATGAGGATCTTGTTATTCTAGAACAAGAGGAAGAACCTGCGGTTAAGAAGGCTCCAAAGAAAAAATCTCCTAAGAAAAAGCCAAATAGTGGCCGCCAGATACTCAAGCAAGAAAACATTGCACAAGAAATAAGTGAAGGTATGAATAAATCGTACCAAAGGTTTGTGAATTTAATATTCTTCGGACGTGATGTAACGGTTCCTCTACTATTCAGATAAAGATACAGATTCCATAGTAGCCGAGGAAGTGACAACGGATAAGAACACCAAGCCTTCTTCTTCTGTAAGTACCTTGTGGTAGTAGGATCAGTATTATTGTTTCTTCTCTGGTTTTTTTCCTTATGACCAGATTTACAAATTCCAGGGCTCAAGTTCAAGATTGCCTTTGGTACTTTCTGAGAAGGTGAATCGTACAAAGGTAATCCCATTGTCAAACAATGAAATTCCTCCCATTTAGAGTTTTCTTGTAGACAGAGCGCAGTTGTTAACAAAAGCGGTGAACTATATCACAGGTACTCGTTGAGTGTGAAGGGGACTCAATAGATCTGAGCGGAGACATGGGGGCTGTTGGACGCGTCGTTGTTTCAGACACAACCGAGGACATGTTCTTCGACTTGAAAGGCATGTCTCCTCCCCCTCCC
The window above is part of the Raphanus sativus cultivar WK10039 unplaced genomic scaffold, ASM80110v3 Scaffold0517, whole genome shotgun sequence genome. Proteins encoded here:
- the LOC130502358 gene encoding DNA-binding protein BIN4-like isoform X1, which produces MSSSSSSSREGSPDWLRSFQTPTTTSLLSLSSSSESAPDDSPYKESETISSLPLTDDSEATTALDSETKLVTDQVSVHQVFSRKKKADATLKLEEKQKGIKVSVEGSTKQGGDDSVWLVSSDSEPPSSDPIREQVIISTEEDEKDEDLVILEQEEEPAVKKAPKKKSPKKKPNSGRQILKQENIAQEISEDKDTDSIVAEEVTTDKNTKPSSSGSSSRLPLVLSEKVNRTKVLVECEGDSIDLSGDMGAVGRVVVSDTTEDMFFDLKGTIYKSTIVPSRTFCVVRFFSDFIPISNFKVTCIIQVLTPEILQFQVNVGQSEAKIEAIMNDFVQLTRVSNVYEAETMVEGTLEGFLFDSDDEGNKNAKTASKPADDQRGDTAEITKGSGKAKEKSENVVVGKKRGRPTKEKQQQQQPAKKARSCASKKTKPKR
- the LOC130502358 gene encoding DNA-binding protein BIN4-like isoform X2; amino-acid sequence: MSSSSSSSREGSPDWLRSFQTPTTTSLLSLSSSSESAPDDSPYKESETISSLPLTDDSEATTALDSETKLVTDQVSVHQVFSRKKKADATLKLEEKQKGIKVSVEGSTKQGGDDSVWLVSSDSEPPSSDPIREQVIISTEEDEKDEDLVILEQEEEPAVKKAPKKKSPKKKPNSGRQILKQENIAQEISEDKDTDSIVAEEVTTDKNTKPSSSGSSSRLPLVLSEKVNRTKVLVECEGDSIDLSGDMGAVGRVVVSDTTEDMFFDLKGTIYKSTIVPSRTFCVVNVGQSEAKIEAIMNDFVQLTRVSNVYEAETMVEGTLEGFLFDSDDEGNKNAKTASKPADDQRGDTAEITKGSGKAKEKSENVVVGKKRGRPTKEKQQQQQPAKKARSCASKKTKPKR